A stretch of Argiope bruennichi chromosome 10, qqArgBrue1.1, whole genome shotgun sequence DNA encodes these proteins:
- the LOC129989380 gene encoding zinc finger protein 271-like, producing MAYSMEKPRPYDLCNQAVSQEEISKEGLHTPSQKKSYSCDACGKVFFKWCHLITHIRTHTKEKPYTCVVCYKAFSDKSSFNKHIRTHTKEKPYSCDVCHREFSIKSSLNRHIRTHTKEKPYSCDMCYKTFSNNSSFNRHIQTHKKQKRFACNLCNKAFSDSWYLRIHLRVHTKEKPFACVICSKAFACNWDLKMHSRVHTKEKPFTCVICSNVFTTNSQLKNHLRTHTNEKPYTCDECHKTFANTSNLRDHIRIHSKEKPYSCDVCNKTFTLKSYLRLHLRIHTKEKPFACVICSKAFITNSQLKRHLRTHTKEKPFACVICSKAYTTNSQLKRHFRTHTEDKP from the coding sequence ATGGCTTATTCCATGGAAAAGCCACGTCCTTATGATCTATGCAATCAAGCTGTTTCTCAGGAGGAAATTTCAAAGGAGGGCTTACATACTCCTTCACAAAAGAAATCATATTCATGCGATGCTTGCggtaaagtattttttaagtgGTGTCATTTAATTACCCATATACGCacacatacgaaagagaaaccatacACATGTGTTGTGTGCTATAAAGCATTTTCTGACAAATCGTCTTTTAACAAACATATTCGGacacatacaaaagaaaaaccgtACTCATGTGATGTGTGTCATAGAGAATTTTCTATCAAATCGTCTTTAAATAGACATATTCGAACACATACGAAAGAAAAACCGTACTCTTGTGATATgtgttataaaacattttctaacaaTTCGTCTTTTAATAGACATATTCAGACgcataagaaacaaaaacgatTTGCATGTAACTTGTGTAATAAAGCTTTTTCTGACAGCTGGTATTTAAGAATACATTTGCGGGTGcacacgaaagagaaaccgtTTGCGTGTGTGATTTGTAGTAAAGCATTTGCTTGCAACTGGGATTTGAAGATGCATTCACGGGTGCACACGAAAGAGAAACCTTTTACATGTGTGATTTGTAGTAACGTTTTTACTACCAATTCGCAATTAAAGAATCATTTACGGACGCACACGAACGAGAAACCTTACACATGTGATGAATGCCATAAAACATTTGCTAACACTTCAAATTTGAGAGATCATATTCGGATTCATTCGAAAGAAAAACCCTACTCATGCGATGTGTGCAACAAAACTTTTACTTTGAAATCGTATTTAAGGTTACATTTGCGGATACACACGAAAGAGAAACCATTTGCATGTGTGATTTGTAGTAAAGCATTTATTACCAATTCGCAATTAAAGAGGCATTTGCGGACGCACACGAAAGAGAAACCATTTGCATGTGTGATTTGTAGTAAAGCATATACTACAAACTCGCAATTAAAGAGGCATTTTCGGACACACACGGAAGATAAACCATAA